The Sesamum indicum cultivar Zhongzhi No. 13 linkage group LG2, S_indicum_v1.0, whole genome shotgun sequence genome contains a region encoding:
- the LOC105175373 gene encoding protein NRT1/ PTR FAMILY 5.10-like — protein MITAAGVLYILALSFLSLSASLSAHSSKCTTASENLGCFPPELQNVFFFFSLYLVSFAQGGLSPCAQAFGADQFDEEDDCERKAKSTFFNWWYFFSLGSILVPLLTLTYIQDNVGWELGFGIPAIVMCLALVLFLTGRRTYRFRVNSDGKNTFVRIDRVLVRAAKNWKAAPVAISIDEQGPHSSAQFRFLDKALLTPDGSIDETICSVKDVEYTKAILRLVPIWFSCLAYGIVYAQPSTLFTKQAATIDLHLTPSFQLPAASLQLLFLTGTVPIFLPLYDRVFVPITRAITKKPTGVSTLQRIGIGLVLSLISIMLAALVERRRLALARKYGLVDKPNTMIPMSVWWLAPQFLLSGAADVFGLVGLQEFFYDQVPGELKSIGLAMYVSILGVASLLSSFLVSAVQKLTSRNGQGGWFADNLNRAHLDYFYWLLAGLCAAEFTAFIYFTKYYVYRRRMSV, from the exons ATGATTACTGCTGCCGGTGTGCTCTACATATTG GCACTTAGCTTCTTGTCCTTATCAGCTTCACTTTCAGCCCACTCTTCTAAATGCACAACGGCTTCAGAAAATCTAGGATGTTTTCCACCTGAGCTTCAAAAtgtattcttcttcttctctctgtACTTAGTCTCATTCGCGCAAGGAGGGCTTTCACCTTGTGCACAAGCTTTTGGGGCCGATCAGTTTGATGAGGAAGATGATTGTGAGAGAAAAGCAAAAAGCACATTCTTCAATTGGTGgtatttcttttctcttggAAGTATCTTGGTACCTCTCTTGACTTTGACCTACATTCAAGACAATGTGGGTTGGGAGCTTGGATTTGGAATCCCTGCTATTGTCATGTGCCTTGCACTAGTTTTATTCCTGACTGGACGTAGGACCTATCGATTTCGTGTCAACTCTGATGGAAAAAACACATTTGTGAGAATTGACAGGGTTTTAGTCAGAGCAGCCAAAAATTGGAAGGCTGCCCCTGTAGCTATATCCATTGATGAGCAAGGTCCGCACAGCAGTGCTCAATTCAG GTTTTTGGACAAAGCATTACTTACACCTGATGGTTCGATTGACGAGACAATCTGTAGCGTGAAGGACGTGGAATATACTAAGGCAATTCTTAGGCTTGTTCCAATATGGTTTTCTTGTTTGGCATACGGAATTGTATATGCACAGCCTTCAACTCTATTCACCAAGCAAGCCGCTACTATAGATCTCCACCTCACTCCCAGCTTTCAATTACCAGCTGCTTCGCTGCAGCTGTTATTCCTAACCGGTACCGTTCCCATCTTCCTTCCATTATATGACCGTGTTTTCGTCCCCATTACCAGAGCTATTACCAAAAAACCTACCGGCGTATCAACGCTTCAAAGGATAGGAATCGGATTAGTTTTGTCTTTAATTTCCATAATGTTAGCGGCTCTTGTTGAGCGGAGACGTCTTGCACTTGCTCGTAAATATGGGCTGGTGGATAAGCCCAACACCATGATCCCAATGAGTGTGTGGTGGCTGGCGCCGCAGTTTCTGCTATCAGGAGCTGCTGATGTCTTTGGGTTGGTGGGTCTTCAAGAGTTCTTCTATGATCAAGTTCCGGGTGAACTTAAAAGCATTGGGCTTGCAATGTACGTAAGCATACTTGGAGTAGCCAGCCTTTTGAGCAGCTTCCTTGTATCTGCGGTCCAGAAATTGACGAGCCGAAACGGGCAAGGTGGTTGGTTTGCGGACAACTTGAACCGGGCACATCTTGACTACTTCTATTGGCTGCTGGCAGGACTTTGTGCTGCTGAATTCACCGCCTTTATTTACTTCACCAAGTATTACGTTTACAGGAGAAGAATGAGTGTGTAA
- the LOC105175389 gene encoding LOW QUALITY PROTEIN: uncharacterized protein LOC105175389 (The sequence of the model RefSeq protein was modified relative to this genomic sequence to represent the inferred CDS: deleted 1 base in 1 codon), with protein sequence MTISIATGDEISEAEIPLLNDVVPCSVDFKGRPSVRSKSGSWKSSAFIMGAGVAERLAYYGNRISANLVSYLTGPLGQSTATAAAVLNAWFGTSSLLPILGGFVADSFSGRFRMITVSSVLYISGLSFMSLSASLSTSSAGCKPAANKLGCSPTELQIVFFFFSFYLVSLAQGGLTPCLQAFGADQFDEDDEDECKAKSSFFNWWTCFAAGGVLVPLLILTYIQENVSWVLGFGIPAIVMCLALLLFLTGSRTYRFRVNTRGKNPFVRIHRVFVKAAKNWKAAPIAISIEENGQGILPQKGAQFKFLDKALLAPDGTIDEKICSVTDVEDAKSLLRLAPIWFACLGYSIIYSQPSTLFTKQAATIDRHIIGSFELPAASLQQCFITVTITISLVLYDRVFVPIARAITKKPSGISMLQRIGTGLLLSSTSIVIAAFVERKRLALAREYGLVDMPDAVIPMSVWWLAPQYVLSASSDVFAMVGLQEFFYDQVPCELKSIGLAMYLSILGVGSLLSSFLVSSIQKLTSGNGQDGWFADNLNRAHLDHFYLLLAGISAETPLLDDVVRGSLDFNGLPANKSKSGCWRSASFIIGVEVAERFAYYGISSNLISYLTGPLGQSTAAAAENVNAWNGAAMLLPLFGAFVADSFLGRYRTIIIASLLYVLGLGFLSMSAALHSYNSSDCKNDANNLACSPPPFEVILFFFSLYLVAFAQGGHKPCVQAFGADQFDEEDPEECKAKSSFFNWWYFSMNGGILVALLILSYIQENLSWELGFGIPCIAMCFALIIFLLGSMTYRFRINSDERNPFVRIGRVFMKAARNWHAAPTVISIEEEAQQIMPYEGAKFKFLDKALLTPDGSEDNGHVCSVADVHDAKAILRLVPIWCSCLGYAVVFSQTSTLFTKQGATMDRHIISGFQIPVASLQALISLSIVLFIPIYDHVLVPIARAITKKPAGISMLQRIGAGIVLSFLVMVIAALTERQRLETAIRYGLVNKPKATIPMSVWWLAPQYLLFGIADAFTMVGLQEFFYDQVPSELKSIGLALYLSIFGIGSFLSGFLISVIEKASSGDGHDSWFSNNLNRAHLDYFYWLLAGLSAATIAAYAYFANHYVYNRKKQSLML encoded by the exons atgaCTATCAGTATAGCCACCGGAGATGAAATATCTGAGGCGGAGATCCCGCTGCTGAATGACGTCGTCCCATGCTCCGTCGACTTCAAGGGCCGGCCCTCCGTCCGATCGAAATCCGGCAGCTGGAAATCCTCTGCTTTCATCATGG GTGCCGGAGTGGCGGAGAGGCTGGCTTATTACGGG AATAGAATAAGTGCGAATTTAGTGAGTTATTTGACTGGACCGTTGGGACAATCAACCGCCACCGCGGCGGCTGTGTTGAATGCGTGGTTTGGAACGTCGTCGCTTCTGCCAATTCTGGGTGGATTCGTGGCTGACTCATTCTCAGGCCGATTCCGGATGATAACTGTTTCCTCTGTTCTTTACATATCG GGGCTTAGCTTCATGTCCCTATCAGCGTCGCTTTCAACCAGCTCTGCTGGATGCAAACCTGCGGCCAATAAGTTGGGATGTTCTCCAACTGAGCTTCAGattgtcttcttcttcttctctttttacTTAGTATCACTAGCACAAGGAGGGCTTACACCTTGTCTGCAAGCTTTTGGAGCTGATCAGTTtgatgaggatgatgaagatgaatgTAAAGCAAAAAGCTCATTCTTCAATTGGTGGACTTGTTTTGCTGCTGGAGGTGTTTTGGTACCTCTCTTGATCTTGACCTACATTCAAGAAAATGTGAGTTGGGTGCTTGGATTTGGAATCCCTGCAATTGTCATGTGCCTTGCTCTGCTTTTATTCTTGACCGGAAGTAGGACTTATCGATTTCGTGTGAACACTCGAGGAAAGAACCCATTTGTGAGAATTCATAGGGTTTTCGTTAAAGCAGCTAAAAATTGGAAGGCTGCTCCTATAGCTATATCCATTGAAGAGAATGGTCAGGGAATTCTGCCGCAGAAGGGTGCTCAATTCAA GTTTTTGGACAAAGCATTACTTGCACCGGATGGTACGATTGATGAGAAAATCTGCAGCGTTACGGATGTTGAAGATGCAAAGTCACTTCTCAGGCTTGCTCCCATATGGTTTGCATGTTTGGGATACTCCATTATATATTCACAGCCTTCAACTCTTTTCACCAAGCAAGCAGCTACAATAGACCGCCACATCATTGGCAGCTTTGAGTTACCAGCTGCTTCACTGCAGCAGTGTTTCATAACTGTTACCATTACAATCTCTCTTGTATTATACGATCGTGTTTTCGTCCCAATTGCCAGAGCTATTACCAAAAAGCCATCGGGCATATCAATGCTTCAAAGGATTGGGACCGGATTATTATTGTCCTCAACTTCCATAGTGATTGCAGCTTTTGTTGAGCGGAAACGTCTTGCACTTGCTCGTGAATATGGGCTGGTGGATATGCCAGACGCCGTGATTCCGATGAGTGTGTGGTGGCTGGCACCGCAGTATGTGCTATCTGCGAGTTCTGATGTTTTCGCCATGGTGGGTCTTCAAGAGTTCTTCTATGATCAAGTTCCCTGTGAACTGAAAAGTATTGGTCTTGCAATGTACCTAAGCATACTTGGAGTAGGCAGCCTTTTGAGCAGTTTCCTGGTATCTTCAATCCAGAAATTGACGAGTGGAAATGGGCAAGATGGTTGGTTTGCGGACAACTTGAACCGGGCACATCTTGACCACTTTTACTTGCTTCTGGCAGGAATTAGC GCTGAAACTCCGTTGCTTGACGACGTCGTCCGGGGCTCCCTCGACTTCAACGGCCTCCCTGCGAACAAGTCAAAGTCGGGTTGCTGGAGATCCGCTTCTTTCATCATAG GTGTTGAAGTGGCGGAGAGATTTGCTTATTATGGAATAAGTTCGAATCTAATAAGCTATTTGACGGGCCCGTTGGGTCAATCGACTGCGGCGGCGGCGGAGAACGTCAATGCTTGGAATGGAGCGGCGATGCTTCTGCCGCTTTTCGGCGCTTTCGTCGCCGACTCCTTTTTGGGTCGATATCGTACCATTATCATTGCCTCTCTGCTCTACGTCTTG GGACTTGGGTTCTTGTCTATGTCAGCTGCACTTCACTCGTACAACTCTTCTGATTGCAAAAATGATGCAAATAATTTGGCATGTTCTCCTCCTCCATTTGAAGTCATcttattcttcttctctttgtaTTTAGTAGCATTTGCTCAGGGAGGGCATAAGCCTTGTGTACAAGCTTTTGGCGCCGATCAGTTTGATGAGGAAGATCCAGAAGAGTGTAAAGCCAAAAGCTCATTCTTCAACTGGTGGTATTTCTCAATGAACGGAGGTATTTTAGTAGCTCTTTTGATTTTGAGCTACATTCAAGAAAATCTGAGTTGGGAACTTGGCTTTGGAATCCCCTGCATTGCAATGTGCTTCGCACTAATCATTTTCTTGCTTGGATCCATGACGTATCGATTTCGCATAAACAGTGATGAAAGGAATCCATTTGTGAGAATTGGCAGGGTTTTCATGAAAGCAGCAAGAAATTGGCACGCTGCGCCTACCGTTATATCAATTGAAGAGGAAGCTCAGCAGATTATGCCTTATGAAGGTGCCAAATTCAA GTTTCTTGACAAAGCATTACTTACACCTGATGGTTCAGAGGACAATGGGCACGTCTGCAGCGTAGCTGATGTTCACGATGCCAAGGCAATTCTTAGACTTGTTCCAATATGGTGTTCGTGTTTGGGATATGCCGTTGTCTTTTCACAAACATCAACCCTATTCACCAAACAAGGAGCTACAATGGACCGTCACATAATTTCTGGCTTTCAAATACCAGTTGCTTCACTTCAAGCCCTTATCAGCCTATCAATAGTCCTTTTTATTCCTATCTACGACCATGTTCTGGTTCCAATAGCCAGAGCTATAACCAAGAAACCTGCCGGCATATCAATGCTTCAACGAATCGGTGCAGGCATTGTATTGTCTTTTCTTGTCATGGTAATTGCGGCACTCACTGAGCGGCAACGTCTTGAAACAGCTATCAGATATGGGCTGGTAAACAAGCCAAAGGCGACAATACCGATGAGTGTGTGGTGGCTGGCGCCTCAGTATTTGCTATTTGGAATCGCTGATGCATTCACCATGGTTGGTCTTCAAGAGTTCTTCTATGATCAGGTTCCAAGTGAACTGAAAAGTATAGGACTTGCTCTATACCTCAGTATATTTGGCATTGGGAGCTTCTTGAGTGGTTTTCTGATATCTGTGATCGAGAAGGCAAGCAGTGGAGATGGGCATGATAGTTGGTTTTCCAACAACTTGAATCGAGCCCACCTCGATTATTTCTATTGGCTACTGGCAGGCCTTAGCGCAGCCACAATTGCTGCCTACGCTTACTTTGCAAACCATTATGTTTACAACAGAAAAAAGCAAAGTCTGATGCTATAG